The following coding sequences are from one Formosa haliotis window:
- a CDS encoding glycosyltransferase, whose translation MKTSTLNSTNIKTSIQSRSTTDNSFNQSTFLTKEKTKNNTNPWSKIVLVSTFILMLGAAYLVYVLQPEFAAFNFERLNTTLGFAFFVLAATLFAFSTGMFAYTLYLYLLYKPIESVSDELLPTTTVIVPAYNEGKQVYDTLMSLAKSDYPEEKIQLLAIDDGSKDDTWSWMQEAKNDLGERVTIFKQPKNMGKRHALYRGFNIGTGDIFVTVDSDSIVDEDTLRNLVSPFVVNKQVGAVAGNIRVLNKAKAILPKMLDVSFVLSFEFMRSAESSLESVLCTPGALAAYSKEAVFKCLPEWINQKFMGKPSDIGEDRALTNMILKQGKHVVFQRNATAYTNVPEDYKGLYKMFIRWSRSNVRENIEMSKYVFTDFREGSKIGSRLLFLSQSLKIVMSYPLILFMMYFVIVHPILFVSSTLLSILIFSSFPVLFYANRYKSSESIWAYTYSILYTFGLFWITPYAIATAGKSGWLTRELAVDK comes from the coding sequence ATGAAAACGTCAACACTTAATTCAACTAATATTAAAACTTCAATTCAGTCACGAAGTACGACCGATAATAGTTTTAATCAGTCAACTTTTCTGACTAAAGAAAAAACTAAAAATAATACCAATCCATGGAGTAAAATTGTACTAGTAAGTACCTTTATTTTAATGCTAGGTGCGGCTTATTTGGTATATGTATTACAACCAGAATTTGCAGCATTTAACTTTGAGCGTTTAAATACAACATTAGGCTTTGCATTTTTTGTGTTAGCAGCAACTTTATTTGCGTTTAGTACAGGGATGTTCGCTTATACCTTATATTTATATTTACTTTACAAGCCAATAGAATCTGTAAGCGATGAGTTATTACCAACAACTACAGTAATTGTTCCAGCTTATAACGAAGGTAAACAAGTTTACGACACGTTAATGAGTTTAGCTAAAAGTGATTATCCAGAAGAAAAAATTCAATTACTTGCCATTGATGATGGTAGTAAAGATGATACTTGGAGTTGGATGCAAGAAGCCAAAAATGATTTAGGTGAACGTGTTACTATTTTTAAGCAACCAAAAAACATGGGTAAACGTCACGCGTTATACCGTGGATTTAACATCGGGACAGGAGATATTTTTGTTACTGTGGATAGTGATTCTATTGTAGACGAGGATACATTAAGAAACCTTGTTAGTCCGTTTGTTGTAAATAAACAAGTAGGCGCTGTTGCCGGAAACATTCGTGTGTTAAACAAAGCAAAAGCTATACTTCCTAAAATGTTAGATGTAAGTTTTGTTTTAAGTTTCGAGTTTATGCGTTCTGCAGAAAGTAGTTTAGAGTCTGTACTTTGTACTCCTGGAGCATTAGCAGCATATAGTAAAGAAGCCGTTTTTAAATGTCTTCCAGAATGGATTAATCAAAAGTTCATGGGTAAACCATCAGATATTGGTGAAGATCGTGCCTTAACAAATATGATTTTAAAGCAAGGTAAGCACGTTGTTTTTCAAAGAAATGCTACAGCTTATACAAATGTTCCTGAAGATTATAAAGGATTATACAAAATGTTTATTAGATGGAGTAGAAGTAACGTTCGTGAGAATATCGAAATGTCTAAATATGTCTTTACAGATTTTAGAGAAGGATCTAAAATAGGATCAAGATTATTATTCTTAAGTCAGTCACTTAAAATTGTAATGAGCTATCCATTAATATTATTCATGATGTATTTCGTTATTGTTCATCCAATATTATTTGTGAGTTCTACATTATTAAGCATCTTAATATTTTCAAGTTTCCCAGTTTTATTTTACGCGAATCGATATAAATCATCAGAATCTATTTGGGCATATACCTACAGTATCTTATATACATTTGGTTTGTTCTGGATAACTCCATATGCCATTGCAACAGCAGGTAAAAGCGGGTGGTTAACAAGAGAATTAGCAGTAGATAAATAG
- the atpA gene encoding F0F1 ATP synthase subunit alpha, producing the protein MAEVKPAEVTAILKQQLQGFEAGATLNEVGTVLTVGDGIARVYGLANAQYGELVDFGNGLEGIVLNLEEDNVGVVLLGPSQNVKEGTTVKRTERIASINVGEEVVGRVVDTLGNPIDGKGPIGGKLYQMPLERKAPGVIFREPVTEPLQTGIKSIDAMIPVGRGQRELVIGDRQTGKTTVCIDTILNQKEFYDAGEPVFCIYVAIGQKASTVANIAKTLEEKGALAYTVIVAANASDPAPMQVYAPFAGAAIGEYFRDTGRPALIVFDDLSKQAVAYREVSLLLRRPPGREAYPGDVFYLHSRLLERAAKVINNDEIAKGMNDLPDVLKPVVKGGGSLTALPIIETQAGDVSAYIPTNVISITDGQIFLDGDLFNSGVRPAINVGISVSRVGGNAQIKSMKKVSGTLKLDQAQFRELEAFAKFGSDLDAVTLNVINKGKRNVEILKQAQNDPYTVEDQIAIIYAGSKNLLKDVPVEKVKEFESDFLEFLRTKHADALSTLKSGKLTDEVTDVLTHVAKELSAKYKA; encoded by the coding sequence ATGGCAGAAGTAAAACCAGCTGAAGTAACAGCAATCTTAAAGCAACAACTACAAGGTTTTGAAGCAGGAGCAACTCTAAATGAAGTAGGAACAGTATTAACTGTAGGAGATGGTATTGCACGTGTTTACGGATTAGCTAATGCACAATATGGTGAATTAGTAGATTTCGGAAACGGTCTTGAAGGGATTGTATTAAACCTGGAAGAAGACAACGTAGGTGTAGTATTATTAGGACCTTCTCAAAATGTAAAGGAAGGAACAACTGTAAAACGTACCGAGCGTATTGCATCTATTAATGTAGGTGAAGAAGTAGTTGGTCGTGTTGTTGATACATTAGGTAACCCAATAGACGGTAAAGGTCCAATTGGTGGTAAACTTTATCAAATGCCTTTAGAGCGTAAAGCTCCTGGAGTTATTTTCCGTGAGCCTGTAACAGAACCATTACAAACGGGAATTAAGTCTATCGATGCCATGATTCCTGTAGGACGTGGACAACGTGAACTTGTTATTGGTGACCGTCAAACGGGTAAAACAACAGTTTGTATCGATACCATTTTAAATCAAAAAGAATTTTACGATGCAGGTGAGCCTGTATTCTGTATATATGTAGCTATCGGACAAAAAGCGTCTACGGTAGCAAACATTGCAAAAACATTAGAAGAAAAGGGAGCTTTAGCGTATACAGTAATTGTAGCCGCTAATGCATCAGACCCTGCTCCAATGCAAGTATATGCACCTTTCGCAGGAGCTGCAATTGGAGAGTATTTTAGAGATACTGGTAGACCAGCATTAATTGTTTTCGATGATTTATCTAAACAAGCCGTAGCTTACCGTGAGGTATCTTTATTATTACGTCGTCCACCAGGACGTGAGGCGTATCCAGGAGACGTTTTCTACCTTCACTCTCGTTTATTAGAGCGTGCTGCAAAAGTTATTAATAATGACGAGATTGCAAAGGGAATGAATGATTTACCAGATGTATTAAAGCCTGTTGTAAAAGGTGGTGGTTCTTTAACAGCCTTACCTATTATTGAAACACAAGCTGGAGACGTTTCTGCATATATTCCAACAAACGTAATTTCTATTACAGACGGACAGATTTTCTTAGATGGAGATTTATTTAACTCTGGTGTACGTCCAGCAATTAACGTAGGTATTTCGGTATCTCGTGTTGGGGGTAATGCACAGATTAAATCTATGAAAAAAGTATCTGGTACATTAAAATTAGATCAAGCACAATTCCGTGAATTAGAAGCATTCGCGAAGTTTGGATCTGATTTGGATGCGGTAACTTTAAATGTAATTAATAAAGGTAAACGTAACGTAGAGATCTTGAAACAAGCGCAAAACGATCCGTATACTGTAGAAGATCAAATTGCAATTATTTACGCAGGATCTAAAAACTTATTAAAAGACGTTCCTGTAGAAAAAGTGAAAGAATTTGAAAGCGATTTCTTAGAATTCTTAAGAACAAAGCATGCAGATGCTTTAAGTACTTTAAAATCAGGAAAATTAACTGATGAAGTTACAGATGTATTAACACATGTAGCAAAAGAATTATCAGCTAAATATAAAGCATAA
- the atpH gene encoding ATP synthase F1 subunit delta produces the protein MAGARAAIRYAKAAISLAKSSNTAEAVNTDMSLIANTIAENKDLSEMLQSPVLKSAVKKSALLEVFNNINPLTVNVIDTLITNKRLSILEDVAVKFNQLYEELTGTDVATVTTVVPLTGDLEAKVLAKLKELTGKTVEIKNVIDASLIGGFILRVGDLQYDASVANKLNKIKQEFSLN, from the coding sequence ATGGCAGGAGCAAGAGCAGCAATACGTTACGCTAAAGCAGCTATTAGTTTAGCAAAAAGTTCGAATACGGCCGAAGCTGTAAATACAGACATGTCTTTAATTGCAAATACAATTGCAGAAAATAAAGATTTAAGTGAAATGCTTCAAAGTCCTGTATTAAAATCTGCTGTTAAGAAATCGGCATTGTTAGAGGTTTTTAATAACATCAATCCGCTAACCGTTAATGTAATCGATACGTTAATAACAAATAAAAGACTGTCTATTCTTGAAGACGTAGCCGTAAAATTTAACCAATTATACGAAGAGTTAACAGGTACAGATGTAGCCACAGTTACTACAGTAGTACCGTTAACAGGCGATTTAGAGGCTAAGGTTTTAGCTAAACTAAAAGAGTTAACAGGAAAAACAGTTGAAATAAAAAATGTAATAGATGCTAGCCTAATAGGTGGGTTTATATTACGCGTTGGCGATTTGCAGTATGATGCAAGTGTAGCAAACAAACTGAATAAAATAAAACAAGAATTTTCATTAAATTAA
- a CDS encoding F0F1 ATP synthase subunit B, with protein sequence MNLIAPESLVFWTTAIFIVFFILLKKFAWKPILGAVKGREDSINKALLSAEQARLEIQNLKADNERILQEARAEREEMLKDARDIKNKIISDAKEEAQTQAHNMIEAAKSAIESEKKAAMVGLKNHVAELSLEIAEKVVRGELADKNKQLELVDSLLGKATLN encoded by the coding sequence ATGAATTTAATAGCACCGGAAAGTTTAGTTTTTTGGACAACGGCAATTTTTATTGTATTCTTCATCTTATTAAAGAAATTCGCTTGGAAACCTATCTTAGGAGCCGTAAAAGGGAGAGAAGATTCTATTAACAAGGCTTTATTGTCTGCTGAACAAGCACGTTTAGAAATTCAAAATTTAAAAGCAGATAACGAACGTATCTTACAAGAAGCTCGTGCAGAACGCGAAGAAATGCTTAAAGATGCTAGAGATATTAAAAATAAAATTATTTCTGACGCTAAAGAGGAAGCACAAACTCAAGCTCATAATATGATTGAGGCTGCTAAGAGTGCTATTGAAAGCGAAAAGAAAGCTGCTATGGTAGGACTTAAAAACCATGTTGCAGAATTATCTTTAGAGATTGCAGAAAAAGTAGTACGTGGCGAATTAGCCGACAAAAATAAACAACTAGAATTAGTTGATTCTTTATTAGGTAAAGCGACTTTAAACTAA
- the atpE gene encoding ATP synthase F0 subunit C — protein MVLAGIGAGLAAIGAGLGIGKIGGSAMEAIARQPEAASKIQTAMIIAAALIEGVALFAVVVALIAK, from the coding sequence ATGGTATTAGCTGGAATCGGTGCTGGATTAGCTGCAATTGGTGCAGGATTAGGTATTGGAAAAATTGGTGGATCTGCAATGGAAGCAATTGCTCGTCAACCAGAAGCTGCTTCAAAAATTCAAACTGCAATGATTATTGCTGCTGCACTTATTGAAGGTGTTGCACTTTTCGCGGTTGTAGTTGCGTTAATCGCAAAATAA
- the atpB gene encoding F0F1 ATP synthase subunit A encodes MLPFFSFAQHGNEHGEEKEFNASDLINGHIGDSHEFHMFDYNGHAYSFYLPVILWTDNGLTIFSSKEFHHDNSGHHLVEKNGQTFVRDNEIIYYADKYATLTDDTKGAFNFDVRPLDFSITKNVFSMIISAIILFLLFTAVARSYKKNDKAPKGLAGFIEPLITFVRDDIAIPNIGEHKYAKFMPYLLTIFFFIWINNLIGLIPFFPFSSNLTGNIYFTFVLAFITFIVTTLNGNKTYWKHILMPPVPKALYPIMIPIEFIGMLTKPFALMIRLFANITAGHIIILSLVSLIFIFKTPAIAPVSGLFVLFMSALELLVAALQAYVFTLLSALFIGQAVAEDH; translated from the coding sequence GTGCTTCCGTTTTTTAGCTTCGCCCAACACGGCAACGAACATGGTGAAGAGAAAGAGTTTAATGCGAGTGATTTAATTAATGGGCATATTGGTGATTCTCACGAATTTCATATGTTCGATTATAATGGCCATGCGTATTCATTTTACTTACCCGTTATTTTATGGACAGATAACGGATTAACTATTTTTTCTTCAAAAGAATTTCATCACGATAACTCTGGACACCACCTTGTAGAGAAGAACGGACAGACTTTTGTTCGTGATAACGAAATTATATATTACGCAGATAAGTACGCAACATTAACAGACGATACAAAAGGAGCTTTCAATTTTGATGTGCGTCCGTTAGATTTTTCAATTACGAAAAATGTATTTTCAATGATTATTTCGGCCATAATTTTATTCTTATTATTTACTGCTGTAGCACGTTCTTATAAGAAAAATGATAAAGCGCCTAAAGGTCTTGCTGGGTTTATAGAGCCACTAATTACATTTGTACGTGACGATATTGCCATTCCAAATATTGGTGAACATAAATATGCTAAGTTTATGCCATATTTATTAACCATATTTTTCTTTATATGGATTAACAACCTAATTGGTTTAATTCCATTTTTCCCATTCAGTTCTAACTTAACAGGAAACATCTACTTTACGTTTGTTTTAGCTTTTATAACCTTTATAGTTACTACTTTAAATGGAAATAAAACGTACTGGAAACACATTTTAATGCCACCAGTTCCAAAGGCATTATATCCAATTATGATTCCTATAGAATTTATTGGAATGTTAACAAAACCATTCGCATTAATGATTCGTTTATTCGCAAACATTACTGCTGGACATATTATTATTTTAAGTTTAGTGTCTTTAATATTTATATTTAAAACACCTGCTATTGCACCAGTTTCTGGATTATTCGTATTGTTTATGAGTGCTCTAGAATTATTAGTTGCTGCATTACAAGCGTATGTGTTTACCTTATTATCGGCATTATTCATTGGTCAGGCTGTAGCCGAAGATCACTAA
- a CDS encoding DUF6168 family protein produces the protein MKQQLRSFLMVLVPLTLLLYVLQTLLVGKLQQSYDFQLPTWGIYVFHFFATLAVYSFVAYVNSVFSDKTGFAFMACGLLKMFAAVIFLLPLILNAVETPVSDVLAFFIPYFIFLLLETVFVIRLLAPKP, from the coding sequence ATGAAGCAACAACTACGTTCGTTCTTAATGGTTTTAGTGCCATTAACTTTACTTTTATATGTTTTACAAACGCTTCTGGTAGGAAAATTACAGCAAAGTTATGACTTTCAATTACCTACTTGGGGTATTTATGTGTTTCATTTTTTTGCAACACTTGCGGTTTATTCTTTTGTTGCCTATGTTAACAGTGTTTTTTCAGACAAAACAGGATTCGCTTTTATGGCTTGTGGACTTTTAAAAATGTTTGCTGCCGTTATATTTCTGCTGCCTTTAATTTTAAATGCAGTAGAAACTCCCGTAAGCGATGTTTTGGCATTTTTTATCCCGTATTTTATATTTCTCTTGTTAGAGACTGTTTTCGTAATTAGGCTGTTAGCGCCAAAACCTTGA
- a CDS encoding AtpZ/AtpI family protein produces MKEQQKKQLNNYIKFSGMAFQMIAIIGVLTFIGVWLDGKFPNQYSAYTVIFSLIGVIGAIYQIIKQVTNMNKKD; encoded by the coding sequence ATGAAAGAACAACAGAAAAAACAGCTTAATAATTATATTAAATTTTCTGGTATGGCATTTCAAATGATTGCCATAATTGGAGTGTTAACGTTTATAGGTGTGTGGTTAGATGGCAAGTTTCCTAACCAATACAGTGCTTACACGGTAATTTTTTCATTAATTGGTGTTATTGGCGCCATTTACCAAATTATTAAGCAGGTAACAAACATGAATAAGAAAGATTAA
- a CDS encoding bactofilin family protein → MFNDSKKEKQQTVETSSNQNIIAQGTKIVGDLSSEGGFRIDGIIEGNLKTPGKVVVGKTGFINGTLEGADAYFEGKFSGKLNLSGTLTLKATAEIQGEVVVGKLAVEPGASFDVTCVMKSAVKSIKHERTTEKTA, encoded by the coding sequence CAAAAAAGAAAAACAGCAAACAGTAGAAACGTCTTCAAACCAAAACATTATTGCCCAAGGCACCAAAATAGTAGGTGATTTAAGTAGTGAAGGCGGATTTAGAATAGATGGTATTATAGAAGGAAATTTAAAAACACCTGGTAAAGTTGTTGTTGGTAAAACAGGATTTATTAATGGTACTTTAGAAGGTGCAGATGCTTATTTTGAAGGTAAATTTTCAGGAAAATTAAACCTGTCTGGTACCTTAACCTTAAAAGCCACTGCCGAAATTCAAGGCGAAGTTGTTGTAGGTAAATTAGCTGTAGAACCGGGTGCAAGCTTTGATGTAACTTGTGTTATGAAAAGTGCAGTAAAATCTATTAAACATGAAAGAACAACAGAAAAAACAGCTTAA